Within Sorangiineae bacterium MSr11367, the genomic segment GAACGTCGTCGTTCATCTGCGCGCGCCAGGGCTCGCCGAGGTTGCACTGGCTCATGCCGATCACGAATGGGTCCTCCGGCGTCCCTTTGTGCTTCTTCGCATTCATCGTCGTCGTCGGCCTGTAGGCCGCGAGTGTCGTCGAGCCTCCGCTCGGCGCGGGTGATTTGTTTTCGCAGCCCGCCATGGCACCGCCTGCGAATGCCAACGTCGCCATTGCCCATATTTCGAGCCTTCGATGATCTTTCATCATGTGTCCTTTACTTGCGTCGCTGCAAAAGAACGGCGCATACGATGATGATGCCCGTGAGCATCAAGCGACTTGCCTCGCCCACAGCGTTGATGCTGAGAATCTTTTGCAAGTACCCGATGGTGAGGGCTCCCGCGAGCGTGAGTCCCATGCCACCGCGCCCACCTGACAGGTTGGTACCGCCAATGACAACGATGGCAATCGCCTGAAGCTCGTACCCCACGCTCGTCTCCGGATCGCCCTGTTGCTCCTGGGCCGCCTGACAGATGCCCGCCACCGCCGCGAAGAGGCCCGAGAGCGCATATGCGAGGACCAGGGTCCGCATGACGGGAACCCCCGACAGCCGTGCCGCCTCGATGTTGCCACCCGTCGCGTAGAAGTAGCGGCCCAGTCGTGTGCGTCGGAGCAAGAAGGCGGAGACAGCGACGCAGACGAAGAGTATCACCGTTACGATGGCGATCTCGTCTCCGAGCACGCGTGCATCGATCAGCTCGAAGATGCGGGGTAGCTCCACGTTGCGATCGGACGCGGCAACGTACGTCGAGATCTTCTGCCCGCCCGAGAGGCGCTTGGCGAGTCCTCGAAGAAGCACCATCGCGGCCAGGGTGACGACGAATGGTTGGATCGCGAAGCGCCCGACCAATACACCAGTGATCGATCCTACGAGTGCGCCGGCGAGGAGCACCAAAACGATGGCAAGCCAGGGATTGGCCTGCAAATGGATCGTCAGGAGCGAAAAGCCGACGGCGCTGCTGGCAAGGACGCTCGAGACCGAAAGATCGATGCCGCCGGTAATGACGACGAGCGTCATCCCGCAAGCGATGATCCCGCAAACCGAGATTTGCCGAAGCATGTCCCGGTGGGTCGCCCAATGGAAGAAGGCACCATCGGCATGGAGCAGCGTCCCGAGAAGGAGCATGCCCACGAGAGCAAGCATCGCGCGGACCATGGGAGAGGACAGAAGACGGTGGAACGTCATCGCACGACCCGACGGCCCGGCGTTGAGCACCGGGGACCGCCTTGGAGGGGGCCACGTCCGAAGGCGGCGTGGACGATCTTTTCGTGCGTGGCTTCGGAACGGGTAAATTCCGCCGTGCACCGACCGCGGTGAAGAACGAGAATACGGTCCGCAAGACGGAGGAGCTCGGGAAGCTCCGACGTGACGAGGACGATGGCCATTCCCCGGCCCGCGCATTCGGCGAGCAAGGCATGGATCTCCGTCTTCGCGCCAACGTCGACGCCACGGGTTGGCTCGTCGAGGAGCAGGATCTGGGGCTCCGTGAGAAGGCATTTCGCGAGGACCACCTTCTGCTGGTTCCCTCCCGAGAGCAGGCGCACCGGTGCCGCTATTTGGCCTTTGAGCCCGAGCTGCAGGAAGGCGCGCGTGACCGCCGAGGTCTCCAGCCCGGCGCGCAGGATACCTCCCGACGAGTAGCGCGGAAGGCTCGCCAGTGACGCGTTCTCGTTCGAGTCCATGTCGAGGACGAGGCCCTTGCCTTTGCGATCGTTGGTGAGGAGCATGATCCCGCGGCGGATCGCGACGGCAGGCGAAGTCTCGTCACGCGCCAAGTCGATGCGCGCTTCTCCCTTGTCGTCGTGCCGTCCAGGGAGGCACACGATCCCGGCGGCACGGCCGGAGCGGTCCCCGAAGATCGCGTGCAATATGTCGCTCGCGCCGGAGCCGCGAAGGCCCGACAGTCCAAGGATCTCCCCGGAGCGCAACTCGAAGGAGACATCGTCGACGGCAAGCCGCCCATCGGCCTTGGGCAATCCGCCGCCACCGATATGGAGGTGTTCGACCTTCAGCGCGACGTTGCGACGGACCGCGTTGGCGCGCTTGCCCGAGGACAGCTCGCGACCGACCATCCACCGGACCAGTTCGTTCGCGGGGAGTTCCGAGGCGGCTTTCGTCCCCACGAGCATGCCGTCACGAAGGACCGTGATCCGATCGGCGAGGCGGTAGATCTCGTCCATCTTGTGCGAGACGTAAACGATGCCCTTTCCTTGCCGCCGCAAGGCGTCGATGCGATCGAAGAGGTGCAACACTTCGGGTTCGCGGAGCGCGCTCGTCGGCTCGTCCAAGAGGAGCACATTGGCCTTCGCGGCGAGCGCCCTTGCGATCTCCACGAGCTGCTGCGTCGACATGGGAAGGCGCTCCAGCAACTCGTCTTCGCTCACGTCATCGAGGTCGAGCTCGCGCAAAAGCGCGCGAGCCTCGTGCGTCTGACGGCGAGCATCGACGAGGCCGAACCTGCCGGTGCGCTCACGTCCGAGGAAGAGGTTGTCGCTCACGCTCAGTGAGCCGATCAAGGAGAGCTCCTGGTGCACCATCGCGACCCCCGCGCGGAGTGCATCCTTGGGATGGCGAAATCGACGGACCACGCCGCCTACGCGGATCTCCCCGTGGAACTCGGTATGAATGCCCGAAAGAATATCGAGCAGCGTGCTCTTGCCCGCGCCGTTCTCACCCGCCAGAACGTGAACCTCCCCGGGCCGCACGTCGAACGATATATCGCGGAGAGCTGGATTGGGACCGAATGACTTCGAGATCTGCTTCGCCTCGAGAAGAGACGCAACGGTCTCGCGGATGGGCATCCGACTGTGGACCTGTCGCTGCAACGGGGCCTCCTGACTCGCTACTCCTTACACACCGATTTGCCATCCGCAATGACCTATTCGCATTTTCGGTACGTGCACACGCGCGCCTCGCACGGTCGATAACCAAACTCTATGAGAGACATATATTTAATTTAGTTCCAATGCGAACATTCCGACAAATCGGCAATTCGCAGAGCACCACGCCTTCGATTGGCACACCGAGCACTCTCCTGATTGTCAGTACGACCAAGCTATTCATGTATCGATGGGCGAGTCACTTGACTCACTCCGCGATACAACCTACCTTCCGAGCAACCCTCGAGACCCCGCGTTTGGTGAGCGGTGTCGAGCGATCAGGAGGAACCATGGCCACGAGCACGTGCTATCTCGACGATGGCAGCGGAATCACGATACCTGGAGAAGAGCTGGCGGCGCGGGAGCTGGAGATCCCCGCTGACCTGCGAATGAAGCTTTCACTGCTCGTCCCGAAGGGAGCGACGTATGTACGCGACATGCTCTTCGACGAGATCTACGAGCGCCTGCCGAAAGACCCACAGGTCAGAATCAACTGCTTTATTGCCCAAATTCAGCCGAGAGCGGCGGTAGAATGGCATATCCACAACGGCGCGGTCTTTTTCGTCGTATTGCAGGGCCTCATTACGTTGCAATACGAGCACGGAAATGAAGCGCACAAAACGGGCGACGTGTACTCCGAACCCATCGGCGTCGTGCACCGAGGAACGAATCCGCATTCGCACGTACCGTGCGTGACGTTCGGCCTTACCGCAACCCCGGTGGACCGGAGTCCCATCGTCAATGTCTCCGCCCCCACCTGGGCGCGCGACGATTACTGATGGCCCAGCGGCAGCGTCACGGAAAGGAAAGACTTTCATGTTCATTCTGATTAGCGAGTATCTGAAGCCGGTCGACGAGGTCGATCGGTTCTATGCACAGCACGCCGCATTTCTGGCGAAGCATTATGGTTCCGGCAGAGTCCTCGGATCCGGCCGGCGAAATCCGCCCAGCGGCGGCATCATTCTCGCCAAAGGCGAGTCGAGGCGCGAGATCGAGGAAATATTCCGCGAAGATCCGTTCGTCATGAACGACTGCGCACGTTATTCCATTTTCGAATTCAACCCAAACCCACCACCGCGCCGGCAGCCCCAGCTGGACGACTGGCTCAATGCCCCCGTCTCGGGCGACGAGGGCGGACAATCGAAAGGCGCTAACGATGGAGACCGATAACGTCCAGGCAAAACAGCTCATTCACGAAGTCATCACGAACTGGGTGTTCTGGCGAGACTGCTGCGATTGGCAGCAATTTCGCTCGGCCTGGCACGACGACGCTTGGATGACGGCGAGTTGGTTCCAGGGACCCGCGACCGAATTCATCGAGGCGAGCCGGCGCGGAGTCGCCAACGGAATACGAATCCTGCACACCCTCGGGGGTACCACCGTCGACGTGCACGGCCCGAGGGCAATCGCAAAGACCAAGGTCACCATTCATCAGCGCGCCGAAATCGACGGCGTCGAGGTGGACGTGACGTGCAAAGCGCGACATCTCGACTTCTTCGAGCGCCGAGCCGGGCGATGGGCGATCGTGCGGCGGGAGTCGATTTACGATCAGGACCGGCTCGACCCACTCGATCCCGCGGCGAAGCCCGAGCTCGACCGAGCACTGCTCGATCGGTTCCCCGAGTCGTATCGCCACCTTGCCTATGTTCAAACCAAACTCGGTGGCGACGTCCGGGCCGATCTGCCGTGCCGTACCGATGCGCGCGTGCAGCAACTGGAGCAAAAGGGGCGCGATTGGCTCATGGACGCGGATGCGCCACCCTCTTGAGGGCTGAGGTGGGAGCCTGCCTTTGGATGCTTCTCGTCCGCGTCTGTACTACGAATGAAGCATGCTCAAACTTTATGGCTTTGCCCCCACCCGTTCGATCCGCGTTCTTTGGATGCTTCGCGAACTTGGACTGGAGTTCGAGTACGTCAACGTGGACCTCCGCTGTGGCGAGGCTCGGCGGCCCAATTTCTTGGAGGTCAACCCCGCGGCCAAGGTACCGGTACTGGCCGACGGCGACTTCGTCCTGACCGAGTCCGTGGCCATCGTGCTCTACCTTGCGGAGAAGTACCCCGAGAAAGGTTTGCTGCCCGCCGACTTGCGGGAGCGCTCGGAGGTGCTCCGTTGGATGCTTTTCACGGCCACGGAGCTCGAGCAACCGCTGTGGCGCATCGTGAAGCACAACACCCTGTACTCCCCCGAAAAACGTATCCCCGCGGAGATCGGGAACGCCAGCGACGATTTCAAGGACATGGCGGCCGTCCTCGAAAAGCACATGGCGAACCGGCAATTCGTCGCGGGATCCAAGGTCACCGTGGCGGACTTCGTCTTGGCCTACACCCTCGACTGGGCCAACGAGGCCAAGCTCCTCGAGACCTTCCCTCGCCTGCGCGAATACATGAGTCGCATGTATGCCCGTCCCGCGGCTCCGCCCCGCATCGTGGAGGCCTTCGCCAGCTTGCCACCTCCGGCGAACTGATCGCGCTTCCAATCACCGCGGTTTCGCGGCGCGGGCCAATTCCAGGGCTTTCTCCAACGCCTGTTCCGCGGGCACCGGCACGTCGGGGGTGACGCCGGTGCCCTCCCAATCGGCATTGGTGATCGGATTGAGCGATCGGCCGATGGCCACCGACATCGCAAAGTGCGGTGTCAGCTTTTTCATCTCGTTGGGGTGGGCGCCACCTCCGCTGCGTTCACCCACCACCACCACGCGCTTGAGCGCTTGCAAGTCGTAGGTGAAGTTCTCCGCCGCCGAAAAGGTGCGCTTCGACGTGAGCACGTAGACGGGCTTGGTCGAGCCGAAACGGCGGCCGGGAACGTAGGCTGGCGTGAGGCCCGGCATGGTCTTGTTTTCCGCACGCCAATACGTGCTGCTCATCGTCTGCGGGCCTTTGTCGAATAGATACGCCGCCAGAAAGGCGACCATCTCTCCGTCGCCGCCGCCGTTGTTGCGCAGATCGATGACCAGGGCGTCACTCGTGGCAAGAAGCGTCATCGCGGCACTGGCCGCGTGAGCCCCCACGTCGAGCGGAGCAAAGACGCTCATCTCCAAAAGGCCGATGTTGTCCGGCAGATGCTCCACCTTGTTGAATCCATAGTTCACGCGCGGGCCGAAATATTTCTCGATGTCCCGTTTTTCCATTTCCGCCTTGGAGTGCGCGTCCTCGTCGGGCAGCGTTTTTTCGCTGTACTTGATCCAGAGGTGCCCATCGTGGCTTTTGGCGCGCAAATCCTCCGTCAAATGGCGCGCGAGCACCAACGTCTCCTCGCCCGCGTACTTTCCCTCGCGCTGCCTCCCTCGTAGATATTCCGCAAACTCGTGCCCTTTGTCGGCAAAGACGTAACTGTGCTCCAGCTCCGACGCCGCGGCCTGCACGATGCGCTCGGCGTCCTCCACCGGAGCCTTGGCGCGCGCGGCCGGTGTGGCGGAGGGCGCGGGGGTGGCCACGCACGAGGACAACAGACCAAAAAGAAGAACCTTGGCTTTCATCGCACCTGTCGTAGAGGTTGAATATGTTAGCGCTAATACATTAGCACTCACACATTTTTGTCAACCCACCGCGGGAAGCCCGGCCCGCCGCGGGGCGTAGACCATAGAGGCATCATGCAGAACGACTTGCTTTACCGGGGGCGGGCTCTTACCACGGCCGAAACGCTGGCACTGTCCAGCGGTGCAGTAACCACACCGGACACGTACGATTTTCCATCGCGCATTCCACGTTCGGGCGGGCTCTATTCGGAAGAGGTGTTCGGCCTGGCCGACCATGCGGCCCTCGCGCACGCCCTCGGCGAGGATGCGCGGCACGAGCGTTGGGGGCACATTGCACTCCACGAGCCGATGCTGCACCCGCTTCGGGCGGGCCACGTACTCACGCACATCCTGGTCGTGCCGCCGTGCTACCGGCGCTTCATCCTGCGCTCCGCGGAGGAGTCACGGCAGTCCGCGTGGAACCGCCGCGCGAAAATCCTCGCCATGAACGAGTACTCCATTCGGACGCAGGAGAAGCTCCTCGAGCAGCGCGGCCTGCTGCACCCTTCGGACATCGAACGAGTGGGCCCCACCTGGGTGCAACCTCCGCTCAACGGCCATTACCGCGCCGTCGTGGATGCGAACATGCGCATCGAGCGGCTGCGCGAGCTCCGCGCGCCGGCGGACACCTTGCGCCACTGGCAAGATCGCCTCCTCTTTCGCACCAAGGGACTCTACGACGAGCTCGTCGGCCTTTCGATGCGATTCGGGGCAGGCCTGGTGCTGCGCGCGCTGTCCGTGTCGGTCGACGCCGTCACCGCCTCCACCAGTTTTTCTTGAGCTATCGCGTCCGGTATCGGAGCATGCGGCTCCGTGACCGAGAAAAAAAGCGCTGATTTCGTCGAGTCTCTCGACAAGGGATTCCGGGTCATTCGAGCCTTCGATGCGTCCCACGCCTCCATGACGTTGACCGAGGTCGCCGAGCGCGCTGGCCTCACGCGCGCGGCGGCGCGACGTTTTTTGCACACCCTGGTCGACCTCGAGTACGCGAGCTTCGACGGCAAGCGCTTCACACTGACGGCACGCGTCCTCGAGCTGGGCTTCGCCTATCTACGGTCGCTGCGCCTCCCCGAGATCGTCACGCCGTTCTTGCGCACGGTGAGCGACGCGCTCGAGGAGTCGTCGAGCGCCTCCGTGCTCGATGGCTTGGACATCGTGTACGTGGCGCGCGTTTCCACCCGGCGCATCATGAGCGTCGACCTGGGCGTGGGCGCGCGCCTGCCGGCCGTCTCCACGTCCATGGGCCGCGTCTTGCTCGCCTTCCTGCCGGTGCCCGAGCGCGATGCGTTGCTCGCGCGCGCCGAGCTGGTGGCGCTCACCCGCCACACGGTCACCAGCAAATCGAAGCTTCGCACGATCTTGGACGAGGTGCGCGAGCGCGGTTACTGCGTGGTCGATCAAGAGCTGGAAGAGGGGCTTCGATCCATTGCGGTGCCGCTCGTCGACCGCCACCAACGCGTGCACGCGGCGATCAATGTGAGCGCGCAGGCAAACCGGGTCAGCCTCGACGTGATGAAGCGCAAGTTCCTACCGGTGCTGAAACGAGCCGCCGACGACGCCCGCACCCTGCTCCCGTGAGGCCGCGCTCTCCCCCTTGAAGCCCGTGGAGGTGCGAATGGCCATCACCATCGCGGCCGCCGCGAGCAGGGGCAGGGCATAAAGCGCATACAGCGCCGAGTTCTGCCAGCCGCCTTCCACGAGAAACCCCGCGGTGGACGGCGCGAGGATGGCGCCGAGACGCCCGATGCCGATGGCCCAGCCCACGCCCGTGGTGCGGATCGACGGCGGGTAGAGCGACGGAGTGAGCGAATAGAGGCCCACCATGGCCGCGAAAATGAAGGCGCCAATCAAGAGCGCCACGGGAAACGCCATCGAGAGATCGCGCGCGACCATGCCGAAGACCACGGCGCACACCGACGCGGTCACCATGGCGATGGCCGTCAACCGCTGCACGCCGAAGCGCGCGGCGAGGTAGCCGAAGATGGTCCCGCCGACGATGCCGCCGAGGTTGAGCAGCACGCCGCCGGTGATGCCTTGCTGCTTCGACAGGCCCGCGTGCACAAGCAACTTCGGTGTCCAACTGAGGACGAAATAGAAGGAGAGCATCTGCAAGAAGAACGAGAGCGCAATGAGCACGCTCGGGCGCGTCATCCCCTCGCCAAAGAGGCGCCGCATGGGCAGGGCGGCTCGTACGGGGGAAGGCGCGGGCGCGGGAAGCTCGCGCACCTCGGGGCGGATCATGCGCCGCAAGAGCGCGTTGACCTTTTCGAGCGCGCGAGGCGGGCGCTTGTCGAGCAGGAAATCGAGCGACTCGGGCAATCGCCCGAGGACGATGGGCACCATGGCCGCCGACGCCAGCGCGCCAAAGACGAACACGGAGCGCCACCCGTAGTGCGTGATCAGCACCGCGGCGATGCTTCCGCCAATGGTCGCCCCGATGGGGTAGCCTGTCGCCTGTAGGCTCACCGCCGTGTTGCGCCATCGATCCGACGAGTACTCGGCCGTGATGACATTGATGCTCGCGAGCATGCCGCCAATGCCAATGCCGGTGACCACGCGCAATGCCGCAAGCTCGACCGGTCCGCCGGCAAACGCCGAGAGCAGCATGCCGACGATGCAAAGCGTAAGACAGACGAGAACGATGGCGCGCCGCCCGAATCGATCGGCCCACGGTGCGAGAAAGAGGGAACCTGCGGTCATGCCGAAAAGCCCTGCGCTGAGCAGCATCCCCACCTGCCTGCCGGACAGCGCCCATTCCGCGGCGACCGACGAGGAGGTGAAGGCCATGACCAACACGTCGAATCCATCGAGCATGTTGAGGCCGATGCAAATCGCCACCGCCACCAGCTGAAAACGGCTCATCGGACCATGGCGCACGGCGTCTCGTACGGTGTCGGTCATGGCGTACCTCCTCTGCGCACTGCGTAATTATCTCGGCCCCTTGACCGAGTCCAGGCCTCGGCTTTAGAGATGTAGCACGCGATCTCGAACAAATGTTCGTTTATCGAACAAACTTTTCGGAGGCGAAAATGAGAAGCGCTGAATTGCTTGCCGACCTACTCGACGAATCCGTGTGGCGCGGGAAGGTGTTTTCGTCGGGGTGGCGCGAGCTGGAAAGCGCAGCCGATGCCGTCGAGCCAGCGACCTCGCGTGTGCTCAGCCGGATCGGGATCGCGGGCCCGAACGACATCGCGCGCGCCGCAACGGCGGCCCGGCAGGCGCAACGCGCGTGGGCCGCTCGATCCTACGAGGAGCGCGCGGCCATCTTTCGCAAGGCCGCGCGGCTGGTCGAAGAACACGCCGCCGAGATTGTGCCGTGGATCGTGCGCGAAAGCGGCTCCACGCAGCCGAAGGCGGAGTTCGAGCTGGGCATTGCGCTCAAGAGTATCCTCGAGGCCGCGGCCATGCCATCGCAGCCTCAGGGCGTGGTGCTCGCAAGCCCCGCGGACGTGACGAGCCTCGCGCGGCGCCGTCCCATTGGGGTGGTGGGCGTCATCTCGCCCTTCAATTTTCCCTTCATCCTCGCGCTGCGGGCGGTGGCACCGGCGCTCGCCGTGGGCAATGCGGTCGTGCTCAAGCCCGATCCGCGCACGGCCATCTGCGGGGGCTTCGTCATTGCGCGGCTCTTCGAGGCGGCGGGCCTGCCGCCCGACGTGCTTCACGTGCTCCCCGGCGGTGCCGATGCCGGTGCGGCGCTATGCAGCCATCCGGATGTCGGCATGATTCAATTCACCGGCTCGACGTCGGCCGGGCGCAAGGTCGGCGAGCTTGCGGGCCGGCACTTGAAGAAGGTGTCGCTCGAGCTGGGCGGAAAGAACTCGCTGGTGGTGCTCGACGATGCCGATCTCGATCTCGCCGTGTCCAATGCGGCGTTCGGCGCGTACCTGCATCAAGGGCAGATCTGCATGGCCACGGGCCGCGTGCTGGTGCAACGCAAGCTCGAAAAGGAGTTCGTCGCGCGCCTCGCCCAAAAAGCCAAACACCTTCCGGTGGGCGATCCGGCGGCAGGCAACGTGGTTCTCGGTCCGCTCATCAACCAGGCGCAGCTCGATCACGTCGCCAGCATCGTGCGCGACACGGTGGCGGCAGGTGCAACGTTGGAGGCCGGCGGCACCTTCGAGAAGCTCTTTTATCGAGCCACGGTGCTGAGCGGCGTTCGTCCCGGCATGCGCGCCTTCGACGAGGAAATCTTCGGCCCCGTGGCACCGGTGACCGCGTTCGACGACGATGAAGAAGCCATCGCCCTGGCCAACCAAACCGACTACGGGCTCTCGGCGGGCATTCTCTCCGGATCGGTGGGGCGCGCCATGGCGCTGGGGCGCAAATTGCGCATCGGTCTGCTTCATATCAACAATCAGACCGTGGACGACGAGATCGTCAATCCATTCGGCGGCGTGGGCATTTCGGGCAATGGAACGAGCGTAAGCGGCCCAGCCAATTGGGAAGAATTCACGCAATGGCAGTGGATGACCGTTCGCGAGCAGCCCCCAGCGCGTCCGTTTTAGATCATCCTATGAACATGGAACGCACGCAGGTAGGCATCGTGGGGGCAGGACCGGCAGGGCTCCTGCTCGCCCATCTCCTTCATCTTCGCGGCATCGAGTCCGTGGTGCTCGAGGCGCGCTCGCGAACGTACATCGAGAGCCGGCTTCGCGCGGGCGTGCTCGAGCAAGGCACGGTCGACGTGCTCACCGAAACGGGGCTCGGCGAACGCATGCATCGGCAAGGGCTGGTGCACGAAGGCGTGTTCCTCCGCTTCGACGGGCGCACGCACCGGATCGATTTTCGCGAGCTCACCGGCAAGGGCATCACGGTGTACGGCCAGCACGAGGTCGTGCGCGACTTGGTGGCGGCGCGCCTCGCCTACGATGGGCCGCTTCGGTTCGAGGTGGAGGACGTCCGCGTGGAGGACCTCGATACGGACCGGCCGCGCATCCGCTACCGCGAGCATGGAGCTTCGCAGGAGACGGAGCTCGCGTGCGACGTCATCGCCGGGTG encodes:
- a CDS encoding S41 family peptidase — translated: MKAKVLLFGLLSSCVATPAPSATPAARAKAPVEDAERIVQAAASELEHSYVFADKGHEFAEYLRGRQREGKYAGEETLVLARHLTEDLRAKSHDGHLWIKYSEKTLPDEDAHSKAEMEKRDIEKYFGPRVNYGFNKVEHLPDNIGLLEMSVFAPLDVGAHAASAAMTLLATSDALVIDLRNNGGGDGEMVAFLAAYLFDKGPQTMSSTYWRAENKTMPGLTPAYVPGRRFGSTKPVYVLTSKRTFSAAENFTYDLQALKRVVVVGERSGGGAHPNEMKKLTPHFAMSVAIGRSLNPITNADWEGTGVTPDVPVPAEQALEKALELARAAKPR
- a CDS encoding helix-turn-helix domain-containing protein; the protein is MTEKKSADFVESLDKGFRVIRAFDASHASMTLTEVAERAGLTRAAARRFLHTLVDLEYASFDGKRFTLTARVLELGFAYLRSLRLPEIVTPFLRTVSDALEESSSASVLDGLDIVYVARVSTRRIMSVDLGVGARLPAVSTSMGRVLLAFLPVPERDALLARAELVALTRHTVTSKSKLRTILDEVRERGYCVVDQELEEGLRSIAVPLVDRHQRVHAAINVSAQANRVSLDVMKRKFLPVLKRAADDARTLLP
- a CDS encoding glutathione S-transferase family protein, whose translation is MLKLYGFAPTRSIRVLWMLRELGLEFEYVNVDLRCGEARRPNFLEVNPAAKVPVLADGDFVLTESVAIVLYLAEKYPEKGLLPADLRERSEVLRWMLFTATELEQPLWRIVKHNTLYSPEKRIPAEIGNASDDFKDMAAVLEKHMANRQFVAGSKVTVADFVLAYTLDWANEAKLLETFPRLREYMSRMYARPAAPPRIVEAFASLPPPAN
- a CDS encoding cupin domain-containing protein, whose product is MATSTCYLDDGSGITIPGEELAARELEIPADLRMKLSLLVPKGATYVRDMLFDEIYERLPKDPQVRINCFIAQIQPRAAVEWHIHNGAVFFVVLQGLITLQYEHGNEAHKTGDVYSEPIGVVHRGTNPHSHVPCVTFGLTATPVDRSPIVNVSAPTWARDDY
- a CDS encoding benzaldehyde dehydrogenase, giving the protein MRSAELLADLLDESVWRGKVFSSGWRELESAADAVEPATSRVLSRIGIAGPNDIARAATAARQAQRAWAARSYEERAAIFRKAARLVEEHAAEIVPWIVRESGSTQPKAEFELGIALKSILEAAAMPSQPQGVVLASPADVTSLARRRPIGVVGVISPFNFPFILALRAVAPALAVGNAVVLKPDPRTAICGGFVIARLFEAAGLPPDVLHVLPGGADAGAALCSHPDVGMIQFTGSTSAGRKVGELAGRHLKKVSLELGGKNSLVVLDDADLDLAVSNAAFGAYLHQGQICMATGRVLVQRKLEKEFVARLAQKAKHLPVGDPAAGNVVLGPLINQAQLDHVASIVRDTVAAGATLEAGGTFEKLFYRATVLSGVRPGMRAFDEEIFGPVAPVTAFDDDEEAIALANQTDYGLSAGILSGSVGRAMALGRKLRIGLLHINNQTVDDEIVNPFGGVGISGNGTSVSGPANWEEFTQWQWMTVREQPPARPF
- a CDS encoding sugar ABC transporter ATP-binding protein; this encodes MQRQVHSRMPIRETVASLLEAKQISKSFGPNPALRDISFDVRPGEVHVLAGENGAGKSTLLDILSGIHTEFHGEIRVGGVVRRFRHPKDALRAGVAMVHQELSLIGSLSVSDNLFLGRERTGRFGLVDARRQTHEARALLRELDLDDVSEDELLERLPMSTQQLVEIARALAAKANVLLLDEPTSALREPEVLHLFDRIDALRRQGKGIVYVSHKMDEIYRLADRITVLRDGMLVGTKAASELPANELVRWMVGRELSSGKRANAVRRNVALKVEHLHIGGGGLPKADGRLAVDDVSFELRSGEILGLSGLRGSGASDILHAIFGDRSGRAAGIVCLPGRHDDKGEARIDLARDETSPAVAIRRGIMLLTNDRKGKGLVLDMDSNENASLASLPRYSSGGILRAGLETSAVTRAFLQLGLKGQIAAPVRLLSGGNQQKVVLAKCLLTEPQILLLDEPTRGVDVGAKTEIHALLAECAGRGMAIVLVTSELPELLRLADRILVLHRGRCTAEFTRSEATHEKIVHAAFGRGPLQGGPRCSTPGRRVVR
- a CDS encoding YciI family protein, whose product is MFILISEYLKPVDEVDRFYAQHAAFLAKHYGSGRVLGSGRRNPPSGGIILAKGESRREIEEIFREDPFVMNDCARYSIFEFNPNPPPRRQPQLDDWLNAPVSGDEGGQSKGANDGDR
- a CDS encoding nuclear transport factor 2 family protein, whose product is METDNVQAKQLIHEVITNWVFWRDCCDWQQFRSAWHDDAWMTASWFQGPATEFIEASRRGVANGIRILHTLGGTTVDVHGPRAIAKTKVTIHQRAEIDGVEVDVTCKARHLDFFERRAGRWAIVRRESIYDQDRLDPLDPAAKPELDRALLDRFPESYRHLAYVQTKLGGDVRADLPCRTDARVQQLEQKGRDWLMDADAPPS
- a CDS encoding ABC transporter permease, translated to MTFHRLLSSPMVRAMLALVGMLLLGTLLHADGAFFHWATHRDMLRQISVCGIIACGMTLVVITGGIDLSVSSVLASSAVGFSLLTIHLQANPWLAIVLVLLAGALVGSITGVLVGRFAIQPFVVTLAAMVLLRGLAKRLSGGQKISTYVAASDRNVELPRIFELIDARVLGDEIAIVTVILFVCVAVSAFLLRRTRLGRYFYATGGNIEAARLSGVPVMRTLVLAYALSGLFAAVAGICQAAQEQQGDPETSVGYELQAIAIVVIGGTNLSGGRGGMGLTLAGALTIGYLQKILSINAVGEASRLMLTGIIIVCAVLLQRRK
- a CDS encoding MFS transporter produces the protein MTDTVRDAVRHGPMSRFQLVAVAICIGLNMLDGFDVLVMAFTSSSVAAEWALSGRQVGMLLSAGLFGMTAGSLFLAPWADRFGRRAIVLVCLTLCIVGMLLSAFAGGPVELAALRVVTGIGIGGMLASINVITAEYSSDRWRNTAVSLQATGYPIGATIGGSIAAVLITHYGWRSVFVFGALASAAMVPIVLGRLPESLDFLLDKRPPRALEKVNALLRRMIRPEVRELPAPAPSPVRAALPMRRLFGEGMTRPSVLIALSFFLQMLSFYFVLSWTPKLLVHAGLSKQQGITGGVLLNLGGIVGGTIFGYLAARFGVQRLTAIAMVTASVCAVVFGMVARDLSMAFPVALLIGAFIFAAMVGLYSLTPSLYPPSIRTTGVGWAIGIGRLGAILAPSTAGFLVEGGWQNSALYALYALPLLAAAAMVMAIRTSTGFKGESAASREQGAGVVGGSFQHR